Proteins encoded by one window of Tunturibacter psychrotolerans:
- a CDS encoding DUF4062 domain-containing protein has product MSTPSLITEQGFTGGFPVDLFISYGHIDNQANWITHLHSALQTRLQELLGTDQIVIWRDVKLNGLDLLWDTIRPKVTGSALFLSVLSPRYVSSDSCRQEVDCFVEAAERDNRWRSDTQSRLIRVVKTRLAEGVQQPLSFDATLGYEFYQTDDQNPDIFYEFGSQEGRPRFDNFAERVNVLAQTVARALLKFRQAKRATKPNVRTIFLSPTTRDLEQYRLSIQSELVGRGHNVIPTVPLPYTAAELVSTIESLLANADVSVQLIGRNYGLIPEEETRSLGELSYDLTLAQGARINFHQLIWIPEDLQNPENAQQTFITKLRGTQDEPAVSGKADVFETSFESFKEGVLDVLSQKLEVPPIPVAIKTKAVYLLCDQPDLKEEQLRKIKAYLRSYGYPVEVPVFQGDPEELRMMEEELILDTDAALIYYGTAKDLWVMRKRKSILKVLSSRPKGRNYTRALYLATPKDDIKAANYLAVSDHNYLEIMGFSPLLLLGDCEDFGPEKITPFIQLLEKEQ; this is encoded by the coding sequence ATGTCTACCCCGAGTTTAATCACGGAGCAGGGCTTCACTGGTGGCTTCCCTGTAGATCTGTTTATTAGCTACGGCCACATCGACAATCAGGCGAACTGGATAACGCATCTTCATTCGGCCCTTCAAACGCGATTGCAGGAATTACTAGGAACCGATCAGATAGTCATCTGGCGTGATGTAAAGCTCAACGGTCTCGATCTTCTTTGGGACACCATCCGACCGAAAGTGACCGGTTCAGCCTTATTTCTTTCCGTTTTATCCCCTCGTTATGTAAGTTCAGACTCCTGTCGCCAGGAGGTGGACTGTTTCGTCGAGGCTGCTGAGAGAGATAATAGATGGCGCTCAGATACTCAATCGCGATTGATAAGAGTGGTAAAGACAAGACTCGCGGAAGGGGTTCAACAACCTTTGAGTTTTGATGCGACGCTGGGCTACGAGTTCTATCAGACAGACGATCAAAATCCCGACATCTTCTATGAGTTTGGGTCTCAGGAAGGAAGGCCCCGCTTCGACAACTTCGCCGAACGAGTCAATGTTCTAGCGCAAACAGTTGCCCGGGCATTGTTAAAGTTCCGACAAGCCAAACGTGCGACAAAACCGAATGTACGCACAATTTTTCTTTCGCCAACCACGAGAGACCTGGAACAATACCGCCTTTCGATTCAAAGTGAGCTTGTCGGTCGCGGTCACAATGTGATTCCTACGGTGCCTTTGCCATATACAGCCGCCGAATTAGTATCGACCATCGAATCACTGCTGGCGAATGCTGACGTTTCAGTCCAACTGATCGGTCGAAATTACGGCCTTATTCCTGAAGAGGAGACGAGGTCGCTCGGGGAACTGTCTTATGATCTGACGCTGGCTCAAGGGGCGAGGATTAATTTTCATCAGTTGATTTGGATACCGGAGGACCTGCAGAATCCGGAAAACGCCCAGCAGACTTTCATTACAAAACTACGCGGGACACAGGACGAACCCGCGGTCTCTGGGAAGGCTGATGTATTTGAGACGTCGTTTGAAAGTTTCAAGGAAGGGGTCCTGGATGTTTTATCGCAGAAGCTGGAGGTGCCTCCGATTCCAGTCGCCATCAAGACGAAAGCCGTATATCTACTATGCGATCAACCTGATCTTAAAGAGGAACAGCTAAGGAAGATAAAAGCATATTTGCGCAGCTATGGATATCCGGTAGAGGTGCCTGTCTTTCAGGGTGATCCCGAAGAGCTCCGCATGATGGAAGAGGAACTGATATTAGACACGGATGCTGCGTTGATTTACTACGGTACAGCTAAAGACTTGTGGGTAATGCGCAAGCGAAAGAGCATCTTAAAAGTTCTAAGCAGCAGGCCGAAGGGGCGCAATTACACTCGGGCTCTCTATTTGGCCACTCCGAAGGACGACATTAAGGCGGCCAACTACCTCGCGGTATCGGATCATAACTATCTGGAAATAATGGGATTCTCACCGCTCTTGCTATTGGGCGATTGCGAGGATTTTGGACCGGAGAAGATCACACCCTTCATTCAGCTGCTTGAAAAGGAGCAGTGA
- a CDS encoding toll/interleukin-1 receptor domain-containing protein → MSKRLRLFISHISDEKESAAKLKNVLTRDFLDLFEIFVSSDTESIAAGDEWLSSVAQALRECAVVVILCSPESVRRPWINFEAGAAWMREIPLVPVCHLGLLPRDLPVPLSLRQGVALSDPEGLKRLYKKISELLSCKVPTLDFRSLSQELEVSYSSFLPTKAAQVGIKEDREIRERLRQELISPKRKWRSLERVAIGAAISEDHAADLLRSDPDIRFSKGVTGNIIVGLRSRVGV, encoded by the coding sequence ATGTCCAAACGACTTCGGCTATTTATAAGCCACATCTCCGACGAGAAAGAGTCTGCGGCGAAGCTCAAAAACGTTCTGACACGTGACTTCCTGGATTTATTCGAGATCTTTGTGTCGTCAGACACCGAGAGTATCGCGGCCGGTGACGAGTGGCTATCGTCGGTGGCGCAAGCACTACGCGAATGCGCTGTCGTTGTAATCCTGTGTAGCCCTGAGTCAGTACGACGTCCGTGGATCAATTTTGAGGCAGGAGCCGCTTGGATGAGAGAAATCCCGCTCGTGCCTGTATGTCACTTGGGTCTGCTACCCCGTGATTTGCCAGTCCCGCTTTCTCTGAGACAGGGCGTTGCTCTGAGCGATCCCGAAGGTTTGAAGCGACTCTACAAAAAAATTTCGGAGTTGCTCTCATGCAAAGTGCCCACTCTAGATTTCAGATCACTGAGCCAAGAATTAGAGGTTTCCTACAGTTCGTTCCTGCCCACCAAAGCAGCCCAGGTCGGAATTAAGGAGGACCGCGAAATACGCGAGCGTCTACGTCAGGAACTTATATCTCCTAAGCGCAAATGGAGATCTTTAGAGCGGGTGGCCATTGGAGCCGCCATTTCCGAAGATCACGCTGCGGATCTACTTCGATCAGATCCCGACATTCGTTTTAGCAAAGGCGTGACCGGCAATATCATTGTAGGATTGCGCTCGCGGGTCGGCGTATAA
- a CDS encoding nucleotide-binding protein gives MPTRRVFVSMPADFALNQTQNDLKWAIVKEIEGLGYEAQVFGGPTGGWGLAAGTGWSLAEVDRVMRRCSGAALIGLPKWRVQTEQREILLPTEYCHYEGGVAYTCGLPILAAVEQGLEPRVLFNWSGGLEIITIPQNAQIGWLQNDAFRRPFATWKKKLERRRDVFLGYASSSRGLAVNLKRFLTELGVSSLDWHDDFAPGKSILDQITEAVSRCSGGIFLFTNDDRLDTPGENTIPRDNVVLEAGFFISAKGKDRVLIVRQKGSKMPADLGGDIYAALEDKSDIAPIEASIRAFAENL, from the coding sequence GTGCCAACGCGGCGAGTATTTGTCAGCATGCCGGCCGATTTTGCTTTGAATCAAACCCAGAACGATCTCAAATGGGCGATAGTGAAGGAAATTGAGGGGCTCGGCTACGAAGCCCAGGTGTTCGGCGGTCCGACCGGCGGATGGGGTCTTGCGGCCGGAACGGGCTGGAGCCTTGCTGAAGTAGATCGGGTGATGCGGCGCTGCTCTGGAGCCGCGTTAATCGGTTTGCCTAAATGGCGAGTTCAAACTGAACAGCGTGAGATTTTACTGCCTACGGAGTACTGCCACTACGAAGGCGGGGTAGCCTACACCTGTGGTTTGCCGATTCTCGCAGCCGTCGAACAGGGCCTCGAGCCAAGGGTGCTTTTCAACTGGTCCGGTGGCCTCGAGATAATCACTATACCTCAGAATGCTCAGATCGGATGGCTCCAGAATGATGCATTCCGCAGACCTTTCGCGACTTGGAAGAAGAAGTTAGAACGTCGACGCGACGTCTTCTTGGGTTATGCGAGCAGTTCACGCGGGCTGGCAGTCAATCTTAAACGATTTCTCACCGAACTTGGAGTGAGTTCGCTCGATTGGCACGACGACTTCGCCCCTGGGAAGAGCATCTTGGATCAAATAACCGAGGCAGTTTCGCGCTGTAGCGGCGGTATATTCCTGTTCACAAATGACGATAGATTGGATACCCCCGGGGAGAACACGATTCCTCGTGACAATGTGGTGCTGGAAGCTGGGTTCTTTATTAGCGCGAAAGGAAAGGACCGCGTTCTGATAGTGCGCCAGAAAGGATCGAAGATGCCCGCTGATCTAGGCGGAGACATCTACGCCGCGTTGGAGGACAAGTCAGATATAGCTCCGATTGAGGCATCCATCAGAGCATTCGCAGAGAACTTGTAG
- a CDS encoding WD40 repeat domain-containing protein produces the protein MSTSPTLDETLHSPFPGLRSFSQNESELFFGREGQSDELARKLSQSRFVAVVGTSGSGKSSLVRAGLLPSLEGGCLVEAGSNWRIVDMRPGSRPIDNLAAALDLAHLSNTSIDVDVLRSSSLSLSDFVSKIYERKEGLDFRENLLILVDQFEELFRYKSRNGDMEDRDEKAAFVKLLLEVSRQRSAPVYVVITIRSDFLGDCARFRDLPETINVGQYLIPRMTREQRRKAIEGPIHIAGSAITPRLVQRILNDVGEDPDQLPVMQHALMRTWYHWLSQGNVERPVDIEDYEAIGTLQNALSSHADEAYLEATAKMPEHGGRITKRIFQRLREKDPSGREIRRPTSLHELCAVSDASMEEVLSVLECFRREGRSFLMPPMTTDLHDIREVDITHESLLRQWKRLQGPPSEDSGWLADEEESRRTMMRLAAWAEQPVQGDPDYLRGPLLQLSLDWWDKRKPNETWAERYTQSFSDALNFLRASEENRINEIGREEERQRSEAKTRREQSLRDEELRAKQLKARRFRLISIAALIGFALMSLIAIYAFVERQQAKKAEFQAKQAEFQAKQAEVQEEKLNGLLNGKIADLAFETSRAEAEKKRADENAAQATREKRAAIAARTSAQALNRLRDQPDLAFLLAVEASREGEAPEIRSGLLTELQSVPNLLTLLNDQAPIVDMAFRGNTLISVDTGGKISTRDDDGSSSGELALKLGSGTPLRLFPERGLLFTYGQLLGDQSGISAPLRVWDTTTSEPVHLIPPTSLRAGSLLAFSGNSEVLVQSSSDGHAKIFDLTGKKEGGVSLSIGAHITAIALSHDGKILATADGDTVGLWDLHDMSRKTLPAAATSRIELLEFSANSKFLAAASYDSSTIWYWNITSSAPTLQTVSQNAQISRLTFNHDATLLASGNTSGYVGIWNIANKQQIWQEQAHSSRVTRIAFSADDKTLASAAGSQIALWSVDRQDLNKVISSASRSLMRTETVFTPTGRLVVSELENNRKLTPGQIPGNIPTGGKVEIRSWDSPNFGELQTSIWKDSDWDRIIVSSDGQTVAAVKFLEPLKYSCPKSEFRLFNAKGGIPLLDKPIAIDQMVTSMAFSPDSQEIVIATCRSTAPESRTMSNQFEIVRWDLRNHRNEGITLHAEAPATALAISPDNRTLLAATGADAIPAKILMWNSESLSPLHLDPGADEISNLNFSPDGEKFAAGSTEGDVILMNVRKRSQLWRVDDLNSVSDLAFSPNGNTLAAGGRGGEITLFDVESGRLLGTLGGSKNFNFNTTSVAFNPKDGGIVATSSGGIVTIWNVSFAAWRKLACHLANRNLSLAEWQQYREGPYQKTCLDLPVHPSLMQAARDLARKGDSEGALAAFRRVQELDPQINIDPKREVAKERMAALADATVIRGTLLSQAQPLVALRAFQEALQLYPSIQISANAWNNICWNGSLQGFAEQVMVACKNALEIEPENLNDRDSRALARALVGDTRGAILDFQACITGSDSPTYREQRGNWVKALQAGQNPFTPEVLQKLRGNDVPIRP, from the coding sequence ATGTCGACCAGCCCGACTTTAGATGAAACTCTTCACTCACCTTTTCCGGGTCTCCGATCATTCTCCCAGAATGAAAGTGAACTATTCTTTGGCCGCGAGGGGCAGAGTGACGAACTCGCGCGAAAACTGAGTCAATCGCGCTTCGTTGCTGTTGTCGGCACATCGGGTAGTGGCAAGTCTTCGCTCGTAAGGGCAGGCCTGTTGCCTTCTCTGGAAGGAGGGTGCCTGGTAGAAGCGGGCTCCAATTGGCGCATTGTGGATATGCGGCCGGGCAGCCGTCCAATCGATAATCTGGCTGCAGCACTGGATCTAGCTCACCTCTCCAACACTTCGATTGACGTCGATGTTTTGCGAAGCAGCTCTCTCTCTCTGTCGGATTTTGTTAGCAAAATCTATGAGAGAAAAGAAGGTCTCGATTTCCGTGAAAACCTCCTGATACTTGTTGACCAGTTTGAAGAATTATTTCGGTACAAATCCCGTAACGGCGATATGGAAGATCGCGACGAAAAAGCAGCTTTCGTCAAATTGCTCCTCGAGGTCTCCAGACAGCGAAGCGCACCTGTTTATGTAGTAATTACTATACGCTCGGATTTTCTCGGAGACTGTGCCCGCTTCCGGGATTTGCCAGAAACCATCAACGTGGGACAGTATCTAATTCCCAGGATGACGCGCGAACAGCGTCGTAAGGCAATCGAAGGACCGATCCACATTGCCGGAAGCGCGATTACGCCGCGCTTGGTACAACGCATTCTGAATGATGTGGGAGAGGATCCCGATCAACTACCGGTAATGCAGCATGCACTAATGCGCACCTGGTATCACTGGCTCAGCCAAGGGAACGTTGAGAGGCCAGTCGACATTGAGGACTATGAGGCGATTGGGACACTTCAAAATGCATTATCCAGTCATGCTGACGAGGCATATCTCGAAGCTACCGCCAAAATGCCCGAACATGGTGGCCGGATTACAAAGCGCATCTTCCAGCGCTTGCGAGAAAAGGACCCCTCCGGCCGTGAGATCCGACGTCCGACGTCGCTTCATGAGCTGTGCGCGGTTTCTGATGCGTCAATGGAAGAGGTGCTTTCTGTTCTGGAGTGCTTTCGGCGCGAGGGCAGATCTTTCCTCATGCCTCCGATGACAACAGACCTTCACGATATAAGGGAAGTGGACATAACGCACGAGTCCCTATTGCGGCAATGGAAACGACTACAGGGGCCGCCGTCCGAAGATTCAGGATGGCTGGCTGACGAGGAAGAGTCGCGGCGCACGATGATGCGGTTGGCGGCTTGGGCCGAGCAGCCAGTTCAGGGCGATCCTGATTATCTGCGAGGCCCCTTGCTGCAGTTATCGTTGGATTGGTGGGACAAGCGTAAGCCGAATGAGACGTGGGCCGAGCGATATACCCAAAGCTTTTCGGATGCTCTAAACTTTCTCCGCGCAAGTGAGGAAAATCGAATAAATGAAATCGGTCGCGAAGAAGAGCGTCAGCGATCAGAGGCGAAGACTCGCCGAGAGCAAAGCCTTCGCGATGAGGAACTGAGAGCAAAGCAACTCAAGGCACGCAGATTTCGACTCATTTCAATTGCGGCACTTATCGGCTTCGCTTTGATGAGCCTAATAGCTATCTATGCATTCGTAGAGCGACAGCAGGCTAAAAAAGCGGAATTCCAGGCTAAACAAGCGGAATTCCAGGCTAAACAAGCAGAAGTCCAGGAGGAGAAATTAAATGGCCTGTTGAACGGTAAGATCGCAGATCTGGCGTTTGAAACAAGCAGGGCTGAGGCTGAAAAAAAGCGGGCTGATGAAAATGCCGCCCAAGCAACCCGCGAGAAGAGAGCTGCGATAGCTGCGCGGACGAGCGCTCAAGCGCTCAATCGCTTGCGTGATCAGCCGGATTTAGCGTTTCTATTGGCTGTAGAAGCCAGCCGCGAGGGAGAGGCTCCGGAGATCCGGAGTGGCCTTCTTACTGAACTTCAATCGGTTCCCAACCTCCTGACTCTTTTAAATGATCAAGCCCCAATCGTAGACATGGCCTTTCGAGGAAACACTCTTATCTCGGTTGATACGGGTGGCAAGATTTCAACTCGCGACGATGATGGATCTTCCTCTGGAGAGCTCGCTCTCAAATTGGGATCTGGAACTCCATTGAGGCTATTCCCGGAAAGAGGTCTACTTTTCACATACGGCCAATTGCTCGGAGATCAAAGCGGAATCTCGGCACCACTTCGCGTTTGGGACACGACTACGAGCGAACCTGTCCATCTGATTCCGCCAACTTCCTTGCGTGCTGGGTCGCTTCTTGCATTCAGTGGGAATAGCGAAGTTCTGGTACAGTCATCGTCCGACGGCCACGCCAAAATCTTCGATCTGACAGGCAAAAAAGAAGGCGGCGTAAGTCTAAGCATTGGGGCCCATATTACTGCGATTGCGCTAAGCCACGATGGGAAGATATTGGCGACGGCTGATGGGGATACCGTAGGTCTGTGGGATTTACACGATATGAGTAGAAAGACTCTGCCAGCTGCAGCAACTTCTCGAATTGAGCTGCTCGAGTTCTCGGCCAATAGCAAATTTCTTGCGGCTGCGAGTTACGACTCTTCGACCATTTGGTATTGGAACATTACCTCTTCTGCTCCCACTCTTCAGACAGTCTCGCAGAACGCGCAAATATCACGTCTTACTTTTAACCATGACGCGACACTCCTTGCATCGGGCAATACATCTGGTTATGTCGGAATATGGAACATTGCGAACAAGCAACAGATATGGCAAGAACAGGCGCACTCCTCCCGAGTTACTAGAATTGCTTTCAGCGCTGATGACAAGACGCTTGCGTCGGCAGCCGGCAGCCAAATAGCCCTTTGGAGTGTTGACCGACAAGATTTAAATAAAGTAATTTCAAGTGCGTCCAGATCGCTGATGAGAACTGAAACTGTTTTCACTCCAACCGGACGCCTAGTGGTCAGCGAACTCGAGAATAACCGCAAGCTGACTCCAGGACAAATTCCGGGAAACATTCCAACAGGCGGTAAGGTCGAGATCCGCAGTTGGGATAGTCCAAACTTTGGTGAACTCCAAACTAGCATATGGAAGGACTCGGACTGGGACCGAATAATCGTGAGCTCAGATGGGCAGACGGTAGCAGCGGTAAAGTTTCTTGAACCACTGAAATACTCTTGCCCCAAGAGCGAGTTTCGCCTGTTCAATGCCAAGGGAGGAATTCCCCTGTTGGACAAACCAATCGCAATTGATCAGATGGTCACAAGCATGGCGTTCAGTCCAGACAGTCAGGAGATCGTTATCGCGACGTGTAGGTCTACGGCTCCTGAGTCGAGAACAATGTCAAATCAGTTCGAAATTGTACGATGGGACTTAAGAAATCATAGAAATGAGGGGATTACCCTTCATGCTGAAGCCCCAGCCACTGCGCTTGCAATTAGTCCTGACAATAGAACTCTATTGGCCGCCACTGGTGCTGATGCAATCCCAGCCAAAATCCTCATGTGGAATTCCGAATCACTAAGTCCTCTTCACCTGGATCCAGGGGCAGACGAGATCTCAAATCTGAACTTTAGTCCCGACGGCGAGAAGTTTGCGGCTGGTAGCACTGAGGGCGATGTGATTTTGATGAATGTACGCAAACGAAGCCAGTTGTGGCGAGTCGACGATTTGAATAGTGTATCCGATTTGGCTTTCAGTCCAAACGGAAATACCTTGGCAGCTGGTGGCCGTGGCGGGGAAATAACCCTCTTTGACGTTGAGTCAGGTAGGCTGCTGGGAACTCTCGGGGGATCGAAAAATTTCAATTTCAATACCACTTCAGTGGCCTTCAATCCAAAAGATGGGGGAATAGTGGCTACGTCGTCTGGAGGCATTGTCACAATATGGAACGTTAGCTTCGCAGCATGGAGGAAACTGGCGTGCCATTTGGCAAACCGAAATCTTAGTCTAGCCGAATGGCAACAGTATAGAGAAGGGCCCTATCAAAAAACGTGCCTGGACCTTCCCGTTCATCCCTCACTGATGCAAGCCGCACGAGATCTGGCACGTAAGGGGGATTCCGAAGGAGCTTTAGCTGCGTTTCGGAGAGTTCAAGAACTCGACCCGCAGATTAATATTGATCCGAAACGCGAGGTCGCTAAGGAAAGAATGGCGGCCCTCGCTGACGCTACTGTGATTCGTGGAACACTTCTCTCTCAAGCACAGCCCCTAGTGGCACTTCGTGCCTTTCAGGAGGCACTGCAACTGTATCCGTCAATCCAGATCTCTGCGAATGCTTGGAACAATATATGCTGGAACGGCAGTCTGCAGGGCTTCGCTGAACAAGTGATGGTTGCCTGCAAGAATGCTCTAGAGATCGAGCCTGAAAATCTCAACGACAGAGACAGCCGGGCTTTGGCAAGAGCGCTTGTAGGTGATACTCGAGGCGCAATCCTAGATTTTCAGGCTTGTATAACAGGAAGCGATTCACCTACGTACAGGGAACAACGTGGGAACTGGGTGAAGGCATTGCAAGCCGGTCAGAATCCATTTACTCCCGAAGTACTCCAAAAACTGCGGGGTAATGATGTTCCAATCAGACCATAG
- a CDS encoding DUF4062 domain-containing protein — MKVYISSTYQDLVEYRAAVDRTLRRMGHDVIGMEQYIAEGSKPVDRCKADVRVADVYVIIVAWRFGYVPDLSVSPPSPRSITEIELAEAKASGKAVLAFLLDPETPWPPNRVDAMGGVTGASADVLRLRSELGTDYLAGIFRTPDDLASQVAAAVSAQGLTRHMVDRVLGETSVASPDMDTFAQGVEIQLSASSSFSIKNMIRNAGMSRALVLQIDSGDRWWSTRLFLLASLLRSLTTVRQVVFCDTDGRFVGMASPAAIMDGLASAFPELDEFARTLRVGVASSDIERETDRQTSAWNQFLNPPPTGPPQVSPISEFQLKVGVRSPLLEEWIGERWVSRCIRMDGYDLSMSQVQQIVDSLLADVPVQRTRKAPDSGVELLVVDRDAFALELAREWVRSGLPRSSMR, encoded by the coding sequence ATGAAGGTTTACATCTCCTCCACCTATCAGGATCTGGTCGAGTATCGGGCTGCGGTGGACCGGACTCTGCGTCGAATGGGACACGACGTAATCGGCATGGAACAGTACATTGCCGAGGGTAGCAAACCAGTCGACCGATGCAAGGCGGATGTCCGTGTCGCCGATGTCTATGTGATTATCGTCGCCTGGCGTTTCGGCTATGTGCCGGATCTCTCTGTCTCGCCACCGTCGCCTCGCTCCATCACAGAGATAGAGCTTGCCGAGGCGAAGGCCAGCGGCAAGGCTGTGCTCGCCTTCCTGCTGGACCCGGAGACGCCCTGGCCACCCAACAGGGTCGACGCAATGGGGGGTGTAACTGGCGCAAGTGCAGACGTTTTGCGACTGCGCTCCGAACTCGGTACAGACTACCTGGCAGGCATCTTCCGTACGCCGGATGACCTTGCCAGCCAAGTTGCAGCGGCGGTGTCAGCTCAAGGGCTGACTCGCCACATGGTTGACCGAGTGCTGGGCGAGACCTCCGTCGCGAGTCCCGACATGGACACCTTTGCGCAAGGCGTTGAGATCCAGCTTTCAGCTTCGAGCTCATTCAGCATAAAGAACATGATTCGGAATGCCGGTATGTCGCGGGCGCTGGTGCTCCAGATCGATTCGGGAGATCGTTGGTGGTCGACACGGCTTTTTCTGCTGGCCAGTTTGCTGCGTTCGCTCACCACCGTCCGGCAGGTGGTCTTTTGCGACACGGATGGCCGTTTCGTTGGAATGGCTAGTCCGGCGGCGATCATGGATGGGCTGGCAAGCGCCTTTCCGGAGTTGGACGAGTTCGCACGCACCTTACGCGTGGGAGTCGCATCGTCTGACATTGAACGCGAGACCGATCGTCAGACCTCAGCCTGGAATCAATTCCTGAATCCGCCGCCCACCGGACCACCCCAAGTTTCACCAATCAGCGAATTTCAATTGAAGGTCGGCGTACGATCACCGCTACTTGAGGAATGGATTGGCGAACGCTGGGTCAGCCGTTGTATTCGTATGGATGGTTATGACCTGAGCATGAGCCAGGTGCAGCAAATCGTAGACTCTCTGCTGGCTGACGTTCCGGTTCAACGCACCAGAAAAGCCCCGGATTCTGGCGTCGAACTGCTGGTCGTAGACCGCGACGCCTTCGCACTTGAGCTGGCGCGGGAATGGGTACGTTCGGGTCTGCCTCGCTCATCGATGCGTTAA
- a CDS encoding DUF4231 domain-containing protein encodes MTLPQLIELQALDTIQTAAAKVPLSWDSIIVLLGTLDQPIAAQVRSICARSIAPMAARTKALIVDDGIDSGLSLLMGQAAAEVDQSPNLLGILDYEIEGFDRNHSFVVRLPAEWLDSAKAKFQLTVELAKGDPASGIGKVNSEKVVLAILFGGGETERKALLRCTRRSWPIVLVQGSGGLADSILNARTPPIDGIQKPPVNDPELREILEIGVIYPIPIEDSVDDLNRILLRLIKEPLDTLTDAWGRYDALDTAAIEKQRQFRTIQKAILSLGIIATALAIVSAGGFVPDSLRQHVPVATKVWIAQYLHSSTLHQVVHVLLILAPIVISILVSFNSRFREGNKWVLLRGSAEALKREIFRYQARAGIYSDQKSGENSAESILAAKIKDISGNLAQSEVNRSCIDPRAIAKETGRTFITPEEYLNERVRDQIKYFENKTATLYSQLKRLHLYILLAGGLGTFLAAIKLDVWVALTVALATAFTTKLEMFQVENSLIQYNIALTSLRNIASWWKALSPWEKGRRTNIDLLVEQTEKTSESETTGWVQQMQSTLDKLTEKESTPDKGSTRLQKT; translated from the coding sequence ATGACATTACCTCAACTAATTGAACTTCAAGCTTTGGACACCATACAAACTGCTGCGGCCAAAGTCCCACTCTCTTGGGATTCGATTATCGTACTTCTCGGCACTCTTGATCAGCCCATCGCCGCTCAGGTGCGATCCATTTGTGCGCGGAGCATTGCCCCAATGGCAGCTCGCACCAAAGCCCTTATTGTGGACGATGGAATCGATTCAGGACTTTCGTTGCTCATGGGCCAAGCGGCCGCCGAAGTCGATCAGTCGCCCAACTTGTTAGGAATTCTCGACTACGAAATAGAGGGTTTCGATCGAAACCACTCGTTCGTCGTACGTTTACCGGCCGAATGGCTTGACTCAGCAAAAGCGAAGTTCCAGCTCACGGTTGAATTGGCAAAAGGTGACCCTGCGTCTGGAATCGGTAAGGTCAACAGCGAGAAGGTGGTGCTAGCCATTCTTTTCGGTGGAGGTGAAACTGAAAGGAAGGCATTGTTGCGTTGTACGCGCCGATCTTGGCCAATCGTCTTGGTTCAAGGAAGTGGTGGTCTGGCTGATTCCATTCTAAACGCTCGGACGCCACCCATTGACGGCATCCAGAAGCCGCCAGTAAATGATCCTGAACTGCGCGAAATCCTTGAAATAGGCGTGATCTACCCTATTCCAATCGAAGACAGCGTGGATGATCTGAATCGCATCCTCCTCCGTCTGATAAAAGAGCCACTGGACACTCTTACTGATGCCTGGGGACGATATGACGCTCTCGACACGGCCGCGATCGAAAAGCAAAGGCAGTTCAGAACGATCCAGAAAGCGATCTTATCTCTCGGAATCATTGCTACAGCACTTGCGATTGTCTCGGCGGGTGGCTTTGTGCCCGATTCTCTCCGGCAACATGTTCCGGTTGCCACTAAAGTGTGGATCGCCCAATATCTACATTCATCCACACTCCATCAGGTAGTGCATGTCCTGCTGATACTGGCTCCGATTGTGATTTCGATTTTGGTCAGCTTTAATAGTCGGTTCCGCGAAGGAAACAAGTGGGTGCTGTTACGAGGATCTGCTGAAGCTCTCAAGCGCGAAATTTTTCGCTACCAAGCGAGAGCCGGAATATACAGTGATCAGAAAAGTGGAGAAAATTCCGCAGAGTCTATACTGGCTGCCAAAATAAAAGACATCAGCGGCAACCTGGCTCAGAGCGAGGTCAATAGGAGCTGCATTGACCCTCGCGCGATCGCGAAGGAAACCGGACGAACATTTATTACACCGGAGGAATATCTAAACGAACGAGTACGGGATCAGATCAAGTATTTTGAGAATAAGACTGCAACTCTCTACTCGCAGCTGAAGCGTCTTCATCTTTACATTCTGCTCGCAGGGGGATTGGGAACTTTTCTAGCAGCGATTAAACTGGACGTCTGGGTTGCATTGACCGTGGCGTTGGCTACGGCGTTTACGACGAAGCTTGAAATGTTTCAGGTTGAAAACTCGCTGATCCAATACAACATTGCTCTAACAAGTTTGAGAAACATTGCATCGTGGTGGAAGGCTCTTTCACCATGGGAGAAAGGGCGCCGCACGAACATAGATCTGCTTGTGGAGCAGACGGAGAAAACATCCGAAAGCGAAACGACGGGTTGGGTTCAGCAAATGCAATCGACGCTCGACAAATTAACAGAGAAGGAGTCCACTCCAGACAAAGGATCCACCAGACTTCAAAAGACCTGA